Proteins found in one Armatimonadota bacterium genomic segment:
- a CDS encoding DtxR family transcriptional regulator, with product MVTHLSDTMQDYLETIFSLQRSDRVVRVKDIAKAMNVKMPSVTSALRTLSAEKLVRHEKYGHVELTTEGRELAESIHRRHITLVGFLRDILQLDEKTADEEACRLEHGLSRETLRRLLGLMEFIENCPRSGGDWLKHMRGRWEHRECDHDCRQCVEGIQIPEAGPFAEPEMPDTPMTLDKQEPGFKGTIVRVAGKGPLRRRLMEMGVTAGTPVELERLAPLGDPLEIKVRGYHLSLRKEEAANVFVDAD from the coding sequence ATGGTCACTCATCTGTCCGATACAATGCAGGACTACCTCGAGACCATCTTCAGCCTCCAGCGGTCTGACCGGGTCGTACGCGTGAAGGACATCGCGAAAGCGATGAACGTCAAGATGCCTTCGGTCACCAGCGCTCTACGCACCCTGAGCGCCGAGAAGCTCGTGCGCCACGAAAAGTACGGCCATGTTGAACTGACCACTGAGGGCCGGGAACTCGCGGAGAGCATCCACCGCCGTCACATCACCCTCGTTGGTTTCCTGCGCGACATCCTTCAACTTGATGAGAAGACCGCCGACGAGGAAGCCTGCCGTCTCGAACACGGCCTCAGCCGCGAGACCCTTCGACGCCTCCTCGGCCTCATGGAGTTCATCGAGAACTGTCCGCGCAGTGGCGGCGACTGGCTCAAGCATATGCGCGGCCGGTGGGAGCATCGCGAGTGCGACCACGATTGCCGGCAGTGCGTCGAGGGCATCCAGATTCCCGAGGCCGGCCCCTTCGCGGAGCCGGAAATGCCGGACACGCCGATGACGCTGGACAAGCAGGAGCCCGGCTTCAAGGGTACCATCGTCCGCGTGGCGGGCAAGGGCCCCCTGCGCCGGCGGCTCATGGAAATGGGCGTCACAGCGGGAACACCGGTAGAGCTCGAGCGTCTTGCACCCCTGGGCGATCCGCTGGAAATCAAGGTGCGCGGATACCATCTGTCGTTGCGCAAGGAAGAGGCCGCCAATGTCTTCGTCGACGCGGACTGA